The genomic window TAATTATGGCTCGTCCCTTGTTTCATCGTAATGGTTGCTGGGACCCTCTCCAGGGCATgacacaaatacaattttttgaCCAAAACACCAGCTGCCCCTGTTTCCTTGAACCTGATGAGGTTAGCTGGATTTATTCAGCCAGGAAAAGATTGGGCACATCTACATGGCCAGGATCTATGTACGTGCCTCTATTTAGCTCATTGTGTATGGAGATTCCACCTACATCATTTACTGGATCCAAAGGACCAGTTTCCGATGCCATGTGTGAAAACACAAAAGGGCACCAAAACTGGAAAGTCTGTCTAAATGTTAATCCATTTTCTTCTGAGGAGATTAGCATCAAAACCATGGAGGGATATTTGGAGATAAAAGGTAAGAAGAGTAATATGTTTGGGTTTATTTAACATGAAGATGTAAAATGATGATGCACTGCATATTTATGTACAAAAATATCAGCCTTTGCATTGATATTATGGATTTTCCAGAGTTTTTAATGATTTGCCTCTTAATGTCTGTTTTCTTTAATAGGTAATCGTGAGGAAAGGCAGGGAAATCATAGATTAATCTCCAGAAGCTTTACAAGAAAATACAAGTAAACtttgtttatcttttattttgtgttattattcTTACATCTTACAATTTGTTCTTaacttttttaaaggtgcactcagtgagttttgcctcattaaaaaagttttacttctgaagaaattaaatgcaattttgaaacaaatataaaatcaTGAACATTCACATgtgatgaagactccagtcataacagtaaccttataaaagctgttttattcaacatggaaagggtcccctcatgggggctgccatgttgagatcacatgaccagccatatACTACTTGCTTTATTTTAGTAACTGCCCTGtgattggacactttcactcatggattaaatgaatcaaggctgactgtgaatagtgaatttcttcaatggcatctgtaacagaAATCTATTGCATttaaataatgctgcatccatgctctcaggggtcagtgtaaatccaagacgactcaaaaatttactgagtgcacctgtaAATATGACAAGAAAAACACATCAAACAATACTTTATCTCTCCAAACTGAAATTACAGTAAAAGAAAATGATGCTGATTTAAACAGAATAATTttgcatgtacatttaaatacatcTCATAATTACAGCTCCGTGGAATGTAGGGCATTACTTCATCATTACTCATGCCTggattcatttgtgtgtgtgtgtgtgtgtgtgtgtgattcgtTAGGCTTCCAGTTGACTTAGACCTAAAACAGATCAGCTCCATGCTGTCTCCAGATGGTACTCTCTCAGTGGAGGCCCCATTACCAGGCTCTAATGTCAGTCTCCCTGAAGAGATTGTCATCCCTATTCACATTATGGAAAAACAGGACTTACCGGCAAAGTAACTCACAGTTATCAGTTGTGCAAATGATTAATATTCAAAGTAatttatgtgttttgtgaaaCAATTAATAAAATGGAAAGATCATAAACTTTTATTTTCGACTGCTAACAttagaaatatttataaatactatTTTTGCAACAGACTATGTATAGTATCATAAATCATAACCCAATTACAAACATTACTGCATACAGTAGTGTAATTTTTGTGCTTTATACAGAATGttctatgtttttgttttttctcatgCTGATTTATAAATGTTCAAAGATGACTGATCAAAAGCAACAGGTAAGTACTAAGGAGCTAAAGAATGACTAGAGGTTCCCCAGTCTTATGAATACATGTGAAAACGCTTCAGAGTTGGGATAATATTGAGTAATGTCGTTACAatgctgttgttttttaagaCTAGAGTTTAGAATGGTGACATCCGTCAAAATAAACAGCAGCAAAATCTAATaccaaatataaataatttttaatagatagatagatagatagatacttctCTTTTAATTGCATTATTGTCTAAATCTAAAGAGCTTCAGGTCACTTCCTCTAGGTGGTGTTGGTGCTCAACATTATTGTTGACACCAGATGCTCTGTACTCTCCCCCACTGAGCAAACTGCTGACACAGGCAGTTATGAAACCAACGCCTTCTTTGGTTTCCTACTTGAGCTGATCAGAAGTATGCACAAGTTTTCCCTTACCTTCTTAGTAATACCTTGACTATTTTTGAACATGTTCCACATATTTCATCACCTTTCTCTGGATCAGTCATCAGATGGCAGGTCTCAGTTACACTAAGCATGTTAAAGAAGGACAATGAGTTTGTAAATGATCAAGAATTTTGCTTATGCTTTTACTCTTGTATGATTTAATTGAGAATGCTGTTCTCAGCTATGTAATATGAGTTGGACAGCTGACTTATCCTCTATTATATAAATACTAGAGATGACCATGTGTGCCGTTTCAGAATTATTAgccatgtttgtgttttttctccATATAAGATTTTTTGCAAtgcttcaacaacaacaacaacgacaACAAAAAGTAACaggatgtgtttttgtgtgttatcAGAAAGATTAATAAGCATCTGGCACTAGGCTGTTATATTATTATCCTATACATTTATTAGAAGTTTCCATTCTAGGAGTTTCTAATATTTAGCCTATCATGTGTTATTAGAAACTACTCAAGACAATGTGTGTCATATCATTGTTAGATTAGAGTTTCTTGATTTCTGACTTGTATGtctttagaaaaatataaaagttatttgtACTGCAAAGTATTTGTTGCTTGTAGCACTAAACAGCTTCTTCTCCTTCAGTTGTTAATGTCTCATTATGTTCTCTTGATTATTTTACATCATAATAAAATGGCGATCTGTTTGAACAGATAATCAAGTAGTGTAAAAATCGAATTTAATAACTGACAATTCGATTTTCTGTATTTCCTGAAACAGTTAGTCAATTAAGTCAAGAATGTCCAACCACCAGTAAAGAATCTATTGTATTTTACAAAGGCTTAACCTATTAAAATTCTTATATGATTGCTGTCAGTGTATGCCAGATTTAGTTGAGGGTTGGAACTGGTCCTGTAAATATACTCAGTGGAACTGCCAATTGGCAGGATCATCTAACTTACAAAGAGCACGGGACATGCCAAAAATATGGTCCACACTATCTCCAATTACATTACAACTGTCAAGCTCTCCAGGAAGATAGGGAGTGTTGAAATGTTGAGAATGCCTGCAAGCTCAGCAGGGGCCACTCTCCTCCGTGGTGTAGTGACCAATTAAAGATTTACGGTACAGTAAAAGTCAAAGAGTTTGTAGTCTCTCAACTTGTTCACAATTAAATGTTCTATCGTCAGTATAAATgtggaaagaaaaaaacatatatatttttttctactcaGGAATACATACAGTAATTCACATGTATGGTATGGTGTTTATAGTGCAGTTTCACCTAATACACATTTTAAGTACACAATGGTCATAATAAAGTGCCCTACATGATCTTCGgttgttgtagctcatccgcctcagggttcgatgtgttgtgcattctgagatgctattctgctcactacaattttacagagtggttatctgtgttactgtagcctttgtgtcagctcaaaccagtctggcatttctccattgacctctctcaacaaggtgtttccatcagcAGAATTGATGCTcacattatgttttttttgtttttgccaccattctgaggaaactctagtctagaaactgttgtgtgtgaaaatcccaggagatcagcagttacagaaatactcgaaccagcccatctggcaccaacaatcagagcatgaaatcactgagatcacatttttccccattctgatgtttgatgacaacattatctgaagctcctgacctgtatcagaatgatattatgcattgcactgctgccaaacgattggctgataagataattgcacaaatatgtaggtgtacaggtcatcctaataaagtgcacagtgggTGTATGTTAAGGATAAAAAAATCAGATATGAAAGCAATAGTCACTTAAAAATAGTGTAAGGTACCACAtttagtaaataaatattttaacgcAAGGAAATCCCTTTCCTCCATACCGCTTAGAATGGAGTCTTTGGTTTTGAATTCGAATGATATGAAGATAGAAGTTTATAACGTTTGGCATTCTCTGCAGGCGGGCCAAATTAGCAGCAGTAGGGACattttgtttcattgtgtttCTAACATGGGCATTTTGACATGGAGACAAATGACTAgacaaaatataacacatttcaaataaacaaatacacatctctacataaaaatacacagtaaacaaagaaaataaatgtatataaatgtgctACATTCCAGGTACACTTATCAACAGTAATCGGTTgcaatattatcattatttattattattatatttacttttttttcctGCCATGCTGCAAAACTGACATTTTTGGGTTATCTTTTGATTTGAATATGTCTAGCCTCACCGTGTAACACTTTTATGTACTTCCTACAGCCCTAACCCACTTAAAGACTATGCATGCTAAGAATGCACAGGGCTTAAAGCCACATGCACTTGCCCTGTTGTAAAAACAGACAAATGTTATGCTAGTGTTGATGTCTGTTTTCTGGGCAGATAATAACATAATCATAATGTGTAAGATTTACACTACCAGTAAAAAGTTTGGAAACACcaattaatttgttattattactttTCCTTCACATTTTGgaataaaagtaaagtaatcAAAACTGTAAAATAACACATGAAATTATGGGAATTTTAGTGTCCAAAAATTGTAAATCAAAACCTTGCTAAAATTTTgcattttagcttcttcaaagtagccacccatTGTCTTGTTTACAGCTGTGTCCTCTCTTGACAttcttgctttttaaacagtCTTGGAGTTGTTGGCTGCTTTTTTGTTACTATCCTGTCCAGgggatattttttatttgttttgcacaATCCAACAAAAGAACATTAATATACCCCAGAACAGATTAAGTGCAGGGAGTATCATAAGGAGATAATGCAATATTGAAATGTAATATTGTCACTTCAAAGTTTCTATGAACGGCCATGACATTGCTGATTGTAATATTCTTCCAGTTTGACTTAACTTTTTGTAAGTATAGATTTGAATATTTAATCCGACATTTTCCAGCACTTGTTTTCTCCATAAATTTCAAGACATAAGTTAAAGAACTTACATCTTTTAAATGTCTTAATACTATTACCTACGAACCTTGAAACCACCAAACCCTGTAATCTAGTAGTGATGATGCTGCAAGTCAAGCAGTTCTACAAATGTCTCCTTGACATTTAACACAATTAAGAACTAATCTATGTGTGACTAATCCAGTGCTGGTTTCAGATGCACTGATGTAACATAATACATCTGTTGACATTACGCATGCTCTAAGGAAGTGTTGAATGTCTTTTATGCTGTAATTAATCAGTGACATTGTGATAAATGtatcacatttttttattgtgtgcCTGTGTCACTTTTCTCTGTCCAAgacaaaacaatgaaacaaatTATCAATCAAATTGGCTCATAAATTAAGATGTTGTGTTTAACCTTTTGATTAAATATATTCTGGAAGAAAATTAGTATGCATTTAGAAATAGTATGCTTTCTATTTACATCTGAATGATTGCCAGCACCAAGTTTCAACTGATCGATTCCTTGACTCACAATTGTGTCACATCTGACATTAGTTGGCCATATTTAATTTCTGCTTGGCTAGCAGAACAAATCCAATATAAGGAGGTATGGATAAGCCCTTGAGACTGTTGAGGTGACAGACAAGATTGTGGTGAGAAATTCATTTTCTTTAATTATGCTTTATTGTCTGATAGCCACTGATGATTACATTTCCAACAGATGTTGATTAGATTGAGATGAAAATAGAGAAAGAGGTGACATGAGACTAAATAATATTTTGGATGTATAAAAGCAAGCCTTTTCAGTATTTTATATCTAGATATATGGGAAGAGAGACATTATCTGAAAAGAAATTAATTATGTATTGTGTAACATTTGAAATGTACTACAGGTCTGCTGGCAAAAACCTCATCACTCGTGGGAAGGTAGAAAGGTAAATTTTATCACTGTTTATgttggattttttatttatttttaggtttCATCTGTTCCATGGATGGTTTTCAATTATTAATATGTTTTATCTTTATTTGTGGTAGTAGCAGCAATAGTAGTACAAGTAGCCTAAAatgtctaaaataatattttttttttacataatgctTTATATCTGGACCATATAGTGTAGGCATAATGACAATATGGATAGTGTAATTTCAGTATAAAACAGGGAACAGGAAAGTACCATGGTAAGCTGTTTGAGTACATAGTACTTGGACTACAAACTGTTCATACAGTATAAGAAACggaaacattttacaataagttttcatttgttaacataagttaacaacaatgaaacaatgaactatacttttaccacatttattaatcttggttagtgATAACTGCAACTTGGTTAATTGCAACATAcactaatacatttgtaaaatcataagttttatttgttaacattagttaatgcactattctACTAACAAAgatcaattgtatttttatttactagcattaacaaagattaataaatgttgcaaAAATATCTTGTTTATTGTATgttcatgataccaaatgcattaactaatgttaacgaatggaatcttattgtaaagtgttacccagaaGATGCAGTGACTATGTTTAAGAAGGAATATAATAACTTAATTTGGGAATAAAAATGATTTCTTATGACTGCAGTAAGCCGCCATCATGAGTACTGATGCGGAGATGGCCGTTTATGGCAAGGCTGCCATTTACCTCCGTAAACCTGAGAAGGAGAGAATTGAGGCTCAAAACAAGCCCTTTGATGCTAAGTCTGCTTGCTATGTGGTTGATGTTAAAGATCTGTATGTCAAAGGAACAATCAAGAGCAGAGTTGGTGGCAAAGTCACCGTTACTTTGCTTGACACTAAGGAGGTGAATTTTCCTTATTCCATGTAAACTCATCTAGTTTCATTGCATTAGTGACAAGCATATATTATATGGCAAATCTAAAATCTGCTGGATGACATTTATAGGAGAGAGTTGCTAAGGAGGATGATGTCCACCCAATGAATCCTCCCAAGTATGACAAGATTGAGGACATGGCCATGATGACCCATCTCAATGAACCCTCTGTGCTATATAACCTCAAAGAGCGTTATGCAGCATGGATGATCTATGTAAGTTATGAAATAATGTTAATCAGCATCTAACTCAGTGGTGTAGAAACAATTATAACTGGGTTATAAGGTTTGTTCCTCCACACTCTTTTTTTGAAGATAATTAAAAGCCTTGATGTAGTGAGTCTTTGCACTTATAGTGTCGTTGCACTTTCAAATAGTTTCTTCAGCAAACATACAAATTAAATTGGTCCATGATGCTGTAATCTGACCACTTATCTGCTCCTTTCAGACCTACTCTGGACTGTTCTGTGCTACTGTGAACCCCTACAAGTGGCTCCCAGTGTATGATCCAGAAGTGGTGGCTGCCTACAGAGGCAAAAAGCGTATGGAGGCCCCACCCCACATCTTCTCTGTCTCTGACAATGCCTATCAGTCTATGCTTACTGGTAAGGCTTTTAAAGAATTCAATTCTAgtatataattttaatatgataaaaattacatttttggatttCTGCTGTTCGCTCTTTATAAAGAAATATTAATGCTGAAACTGATGCTTGATACTAAAACTTTACAATCAACAGATAGAGAGAACCAGTCTGTCCTGATTACGTATGTATCTACTGTTATGAGACGTAAAGTACAGTTATATTTCCTTCTCATGGAACTTGTACATGTTTAATCATCTTATTTAATCGTCTTATCATCTCTCATAAACCAGTGGAGAATCTGGTGCTGGAAAGACTGTGAACACGAAACGTGTCATTCAGTACTTTGCCACAGTTGCAGTGGTGGGTGACAAGAAGAAAGATCAAGTTCCTGGCAAAATGCAGGTTTGAAAtgagatataaaaatatatttatatcaatgTTTATACACTTTTACAAATTATCTTTACAAGAGACATTTAAAATTTAACCCCTTAAACTACAGGGATCTCTTGAAGACCAGATTATTGCTGCCAACCCTCTGCTTGAGGCTTATGGTAATGCCAAGACTGTGAGAAATGACAACTCATCTCGATTTGTAAGTTCACCAGTTTTTATTTAAGTGCATACACACAGTATTTATAAACAGTTATCTAAGAAGTGTATTCTGGTTTTAAAAAGTTTGCTGCTTTTAGCAACTTAAATGTACTTTTGTTTTAAACAGGGTaaattcatcagaattcactttggCTCAACTGGAAAACTGGCACGTGCTGATATTGAGACATGTAGGTGGACGTGCTTTTAATTTATCAATCTGTATATATCTCTGTCTATCACTCTTCAGAACATGACTTTCTTACATTCTCTCAACAGATCTACTGGAGAAGTCTAGAGTGACATTCCAGCTTCCAGATGAGAGAGGCTACCACATCTTCTACCAGATGATGACCAACCATAAGCCTGAACTGATTGGTAGGTGGACACATTAAATTCAAAGCTCtttttttaacctcctgagacccgagtgtgactgccGTGTGCATTTTAAGAGgacttttttgatttgtaactagtagcaactaataaacatgcaaaataataataataataataataataatgaaaaaaatacagaGCAAAAAGTTTTCCTAGAAATTtgacatatgtggacagcgggactaaattgtgaaattttaaataatatcaagcaATTGAAAGTCAGATTTTAATTATCAATCAGTTTATGATGTTTCCAGGtgtgttggttattcatatttttgagacgttacaaaCAGTACTTCAGAAATTAGAATAATGAATTCTAAAGAACATTTGATAAGAAGTTTGGATTGAaggcacttagctgcatagagagctaaagtatgctcccttactccctatttagtgaatgacttaacctccagtgtgccttCTGTATGCATTGGTCTCATAACTGTtcaaaagcaccttattttcattctaacttcatataattttttaacaatTGCATGAACCCACTGATTCTCAGTTTGATAattcacagtaaatataggatttataataaaaatttgctaaagtacacattagggTACGTTGTGTTTAGCAGCAAGGAGTTTCacgataaatcactcaaatttttaaaataacatattGGATGATACTAGAGTCTCTTAGTTTTTGACTCAAGCAGGTTTCAACATAAAAAcctaattaggtttcttaccaaatgtagttttgttgatgtttctcccaaagacaaactctgtgATCAACGccatgttgttgttttgtcacatgacgaAAGTTTTACCCTTTGCTGACAGCACACAGTCTCCTAAATTGAGATCAGTCagttgaaataaattttttaataTGCCTTGCatgtagcaaagccaaaatacaatgtctacGCATGTGTATGTGGAGTCACATGAGGTTAAATGCTaaataatattgtaaaaaaatacttaatcaTAAATTCTCTGCATATTTTACAGAAATGACACTCATTACCACCAACCCCTATGACTTCCCTATGTGCAGTCAGGGTCAGATCACAGTGGCAAGCATTGATGATAAAGAGGAGCTGGTTGCAACTGATGTGAGTCATTGCTAATCTGATTAATGACATTTGCTATATAAATATGTCAGATCCTAGTTCTCATCCTCTACTGTAATATCTAGACTGCTATTGACATTCTGGGCTTTAGTAATGAGGAGAAGATGGGCATCTACAAGTTCACTGGAGCTGTGCTGCATCATGGTAACATGAAGTTCAAGCAGAAGCAGCGTGAGGAGCAAGCTGAGCCTGATGGCACAGAGGGTGAgacaaaaaagtttaaatatgtgtTATCCTTGATTGAGagaaaacatttgtttgaatttTCAAGGCAAGAAATAGGATGAATTTATTTTGTAATCTTTTAAATTACAGAGGCTGACAAAGTTGCCTACCTCATGGGCTTGAACTCTGCTGATATGCTGAAGGCTTTGTGTTACCCCAGAGTGAAGGTCGGAAATGAGTTTGTTACCAAAGGTCAGACCGTGCCACAGGTATGTAGGCCTAAGAAATACACCTGACAATTATGAGTGAATCTGAGTAATTATTGCAAAGGCAAAGAAAGTTtgtataaaaattactctgtatTATATCCACAGGTGTACAACTCGGTTAGTGCTTTGGCCAAATCTGTCTATGAGAGGATGTTCTTGTGGATGGTCATTCGTATCAACCAAATGTTGGACACAAAACAAGCCAGACAGTTCTTCATTGGTGTGCTGGATATTGCTGGCTTTGAGATCTTCGATGTAAGAATGATTCTGTTTTCTGATTAATCTTTTAATGCAAATTAACTGATTCATTATCAGTATTCTGGAaatgtttctttctctctctctctccagtacAACAGCATGGAGCAGCTATGCATCAATTTCACCAATGAGAAACTGCAACAGTTCTTCAACCACCACATGTTTGTGCTGGAACAAGAGGAGTACAAGAAGGAGGGCATTATTTGGGAGTTCATTGACTTCGGCATGGACTTGGCTGCTTGCATTGAGCTCATTGAGAAGGTTTTACTGGCTTACTTCTAAGTTTGTATAATTTACTTTtctcaaaattttaaatgtttagtaAAACTCTTCATCCATTTTCAAATAGCCCATGGGTATATTCTCCATCCTTGAAGAGGAGTGCATGTTCCCCAAGGCTACAGACACTTCCTTCAAGAACAAGCTTTATGATCAACACCTTGGCAAAAACCAAGCCTTCCAGAAACCAAAGCCTGGCAAAGGCAAGGCTGAGGCCCACTTCTCCCTGGTTCACTATGCTGGAACTGTGGATTACAACATTGTTGGCTGGTTGGACAAGAACAAGGATCCACTGAATGAGTCTGTTGTGCAACTGTACCAGAAATCTTCTGTCAAACTTCTGGCTACTCTCTACCCACCTGTTGTTGAGGGTAAGTGTGTATGTTTTACAAGAgaatattttaaatacagaatgatTGAATTAGCTTATTTGAATTGGCAATTTGGCTCATTGTTTCAATGTTTCTAAAGATACTGGCAAGAAGGGAGGCAAGAAGAAGGGTGGCTCCATGCAGACTGTGTCCTCCCAGTTCAGGGTATAAATATTGGATGTTGAAGTGTATATGAAAACAATATcgcttaattaaaaaaagtgaGAACCATTTTTTATTCTCAACAGGAGAACTTGGGCAAGCTTATGACCAACTTGAGGAGCACTCATCCTCACTTTGTGCGTTGTCTAATTCCCAATGAGTCCAAGACTCCAGGTAAAGTAATGAAGGACTTACAGATATTCTGATATCAACACAATATATGATAATGATCACATGAACTGTGCATGTACCAACCTTAGGATGCAAATTGTTCTGTACAGGTCTCATGGAGAACTTCCTGGTTATCCACCAGCTGAGGTGTAACGGTGTACTAGAGGGTATCAGAATTTGCAGAAAGGGCTTCCCCAGCAGAATCCTCTATGGTGACTTCAAACAGAGGTAAATAGGACAGCATGAAAATACTACTTTCTGTTTGAGGAAGGTCGCAATTTAAAGATatgaagcatttaaaaaaatgttccaCAGATACAAGGTGCTGAATGCCAGTGTTATCCCTGAGGGACAGTTTATGGACAACA from Xyrauchen texanus isolate HMW12.3.18 chromosome 3, RBS_HiC_50CHRs, whole genome shotgun sequence includes these protein-coding regions:
- the hspb15 gene encoding heat shock protein, alpha-crystallin-related, b15; protein product: MARPLFHRNGCWDPLQGMTQIQFFDQNTSCPCFLEPDEVSWIYSARKRLGTSTWPGSMYVPLFSSLCMEIPPTSFTGSKGPVSDAMCENTKGHQNWKVCLNVNPFSSEEISIKTMEGYLEIKGNREERQGNHRLISRSFTRKYKLPVDLDLKQISSMLSPDGTLSVEAPLPGSNVSLPEEIVIPIHIMEKQDLPAK